The Aethina tumida isolate Nest 87 chromosome 6, icAetTumi1.1, whole genome shotgun sequence nucleotide sequence CTCTTCGAACTGTCGCCGCCGGTGTGCTCGTCCGCCGGCTCGTCCATGTCTATCGTGCTCTCCGTCTCGCAGTTCTCCACCATCAGGATCTTCTTCATTTTCCTGTAGTTCAGGTTGTCGAGATCGCGTACGGCCGCCTTGGTGCGTTGTATCAGATCGACGAGCACGTTCACCGACCTGTTCCGCGTGACGAACGTGTGTTTGAGCAGTTTCGTCGAGTCCGGCCGACTGGACGGCGACTTTTGGAGGCACGCCTCCACGAAGTGTTTGAACACGTCGCTCCACTCGCTCGTTTGCGACAGCGTCGGCGATTCGTTCTGGGCGATGTGATAGAGAGCGGACATCGCGTTCAGATTGAAATAGGGCGGTTTGCGTTCCGCCAGTTCTATGCACGTTATGCCCAACGACCAGACGTCCACTTTGCCGTCGTACTGACCCTCGTCCATCGCCAGAATGACTTCCGGTGCCATCCAGTATGGGGTGCCGACGAACGAATTGGCGGGACATTTGATCGACGCACTGCCGAAATCGCCGAGTTTGACGGTCCCGTTCTCGGTCAGCAGTATGTTGCCGGCCTTGACGTCGCGATGGATGCGTCCGAAGCCGTGCAGGTAACTCAGACCGTTGAGCACGCCGTCGCAGATGGCCGCGATCTCGTCCTCGCGCAGCGGCCTCTTGTGCACCTCGATGATGTCGGAGGCGCTGCCCACGCAGTACTCCATCACCAGCCAGGCGGTGTTGTCCCGCAGATAGCAACCCTTGTATTCGATCGTGTTGGGGTGCTTCAGCTGTTTCAGAAACCTAAAAAACCGACGCAACTCTTAATTAATCATCTTGATCTTGATCAATTTTGACTGTCGAACAGAACTAGTAATACCTGATTTCCTTCAAAATGTCCTGCCACTTTTCCAGGCTCTGTTTCCCCATGTAGGACATCTTCTTGATCGCCACGATCTCCTTGGAGATGGTGCATCTCGCGTAGTAGACGGCACCGAACGATCCGTGTCCGATCTCACGCAGATCCTCGAATATTTTCTCCGGATCGTGCTTGTAGAACAAGTCGGCGATCTCGGGATCGCGGAGGTTTCCCGGTCGCGGTACCGGTGCCATTTTTTCTCCTTCTTGTCTCGTTTCGCTGTTGTCTCTCTTTTTTTAGTCGATCGTCCTGATCTGGTGTTGAGGGACGCGGAAATGCGCCGGTCCGACGCTATATTGTCAGCATTTCCTGTGGAAATCTCCTTCTTTTAGAAGGTAacgtctaattaaattaaccacattttttattattcaataaatttcaattttataaaaacaaatgtgataataataatagatacaattcaatttgtttacaataaaaaaattcaattagtaaGAAAATGGAACAtctcttatattaaaaatttaatatttgtaagaacaaaaaattaacatttgtatataaaattaaaaaccacaAACTACAATTCTATAGATTTACACAAATTAATCTTTGTCAAAGtaacaattatcaaaaattagttatattaaCTGTTATTAACTGTTTACTTTCTTCTTAATAAAAAGGCCACCCTTTTATCAACTTTGATTCATAGATAAACaatctatattaatttgtatcaattgtcaaaacaaaaaaagaagaagaagaagaatcaatagaaacgtcaaaatattatgttttcatGACAGAAAATTATGCTAAACAAAACATACAAAACAACAaaccaaattattttagtagcaaaaacatgaaaaattgtgaaatgagttttacaaataaattgtgattttaCGTTATTAACGCAAAATTGTCGAAGACTGTAaccaaattatgaaaataagaatatgagattcaaaatgttaaaatttctaaGCCACAGTACAtgtcaataaacaaaaacaaggaACCACAACAAAACCATAACAAAGCTACAAAAATTGTTGGCAAAACATAATTCTCCCATTCCCCCAATTTACCCCACACAGTTTACCCTCGTTCCATCAAACAATCAACGAACAATATCGTTCAGCCGTTTGGCAAATTAAAATCGCAAATGCACGGAATaaggaaaaacaaaaaaaaacttacgGATATTCCAAGATGGCGGACGGTTTCACATTCGTGCCGTTTTCTTCAACACCAAACCACCAAAACTGCACGTACACAAGCCGCGGCGTGCCGATTCACGAACGGTGCACCCGTCCCGCGGACGGGCCGATTCGTCCGGTTCGCCTTGCGGAGCGCTAACGGCGTGAGAACGATCGCCGTACCAGCCGTATTGTCACTGTCACTCGCTGGCGCTAACCTCAAAATGTGTGTACCCCTGTCACGCAACACAGCCTGTCGTTCGGGGTCTCGGACTCCTCGCTCAGCGTACGGGATGTTCGGGTCCGCAGGACCGCCGATCCTACGGGAtcacaacattattttttctcgGTCGAGGTGGAAATACGAAAAACCGTCGCCCCACCCGAACTCGACGCCGATACATGGACTTCCTGTTTTTCCTGCATTAAATTCTCGACTGCCATGGCGACATCTATCGTTCAGTGGCCCAACctcgataaaattatttataattttccgtACGGCATTTCattaacaacacattaatattcTGGATTGAAAACAGATGTCATcgtatagaattttaatatttaattataattttattttttaaatcgatattaaataaattattattaattaaataaaattaatatgaatttaaatatttttattagcaaaaaagacaagaaaaaaattctaattattcaaTTCTGTAGGTGATTCAATTTTGTGATGCGTCGTGACGACCATTTTACTAACAGTAAACAATTCAATCGGCACATCTTTAACATAATCCGATAAATATCCACTACTCGGATTTTCATCTTCTGGGATACTACTAGTGTTACTGTATCTTCTGTGAACAGCATTTGTTACTAGTTCTTCTTGTTTTGAAGAAGATTGTTCCGAAATTTCTATcctcaaataaataacaacataTTAGATCATAATTTTGAGTGTTTTTGAATAATACGTGGTACCTGGTTCCAACTCAATTGCGGGTGGAGCATTTTTAGCTTTGGACCAACTTAAAACATTCTGTAGTCCGTTATCTAGTGCCAAATTACTTGATATATTCGGCACCTCACGTCTTCTAAAGCTCGATTGAGGATACATTCCTTCAAAAATCTCTTCGGTTCTTCTAAAAAGGATATTTATAACAGACGtagattaaattattgcaatttttGGTACCTAGTAAGTGGTATGATAACTGTTTGTTCCCTGGTTGTTGTATAAGTTGGTTCGTAAACGTGGTGACCGAAATTTTCGATCGTACTATTACCAGTACCACCGGTTAGTTCCATGATTCCTATTTGAGTGGTTCTAACGTGGTAAGGGAAGTTTTTGTTGGCCACCGAAGGCATAGTCAACAACTACAAATCAGTTTTATTAGCTTGTATTAAATGATTGTAATCGTAAAGGTTTACCAGGAACATTAAATGTCCTCCAAAGGTGATAAACAACAGAACAGCACAAACGACTGACTCTCTCACCCATTTATCAATGTACGTGTTGGCTGACAGTATAAAGGCAGGTCCTGCAACAAACCACAGTGTCCCGAAAATGTTGAAAGGATAGTAAAAGTTTCCTTTTTCCGGGTACCGCTTCAAAGTGAAGACGGTGGAATAAATGAACATAAACCAGGCGAAAATCCTTAAAGTAATCAAACTGTAGCCAGCCGGCGATTCGTACAAGTACAGTACTTCTCCGGGGTCGAAAACATGCGCTTCATAAACGAAAATCGACAGATAAGTTACTGTGTAGAGGCACATGAAGATGGTAAGTTTCACGCTGGATGAGAGCGGTAATCGGCCACGGGTTATCGTATATCCTTTGGCTAAAAGAAGCAGCAGTAGCAGGAACGTGGTCTCGGAAACTCCCATCAAAATTTGACctgtaataattgtaatatttgattgctaaataatgaaaacaataagttGTAGTACCAAAGCGTCTGACTCTCGTGGAAGTGATTCCGCTGACCGAATATTTGAGGTAAACGATGCTCTGGACCAAAATTCCGAACAATTGTACCACAACAGATAAAACGAATATTTTGTAAGTGGTGTGCAGAAGTTGACGTTGTTTCAGCTCCAACGAACACATTATAATACCCAACATTAGAAACGAATAGGCGATTGAAAAGGCCATCAAAACCGGTAGGATGTCTACAAAAGActgattaatcaattaattaccatattattttattaacgtaCAAAATTCATCAGCGCTGAAATGTTCGTGCCAATAATCGCCTGGTGCTCCGTTCGTCATTAAGATTTTGTACTTTATGTGAATCCCCTAAacgaaacattaataaattgtgaacatCGAAAAATTGTTAGGCGTCACCTTTGTTCCGTTACAATTGGAAATCGCCATGTACCACCAACGTTCTCTGCTTGATTTGAAACGCCTTGCATTGTGACACACCAACGTTCTGCCGATTCTTATGTTTTTTATCGTTTGCTGCAACGATCTTTTTGATCTTGTCGGATGCATTGTTGTAGCAATCGGTTCTGTTGTGCTTTCTGGTTCTGCACTTGAATATTCTGTTGCTGTAACTGTTTCTGTTGGTGTGGTTACTGAAGTTGTTGTTCCAATTGTGGTTTCTACTGTAGTTGTTGCTGCtgttgttgctgttgttgttgttgttgttgttgttgttgttgttctgTTGTACTTTTTTGTAGGTATAGTAGGTAAATTCAAAGTGTACTTTGGTCTGCtagttgtataaaaatttttatactcgCAACCTGAGGCTAGGGTCGTGTGTCTGGCCGTCAAATTAACGATTTGGTTCTGATCTATGTGCAGTACTTCCTCCTTTTCTTTGCACGACTAAAAATCGgcatctaaataatttggtcCAAAATTTGAAAGTATTACCTTGTTGCTTTTATAAACGGCCGGCCATTGGTCGACTGTATCGTAGTAAAGAAGTAAATTAGGATCACCTTGGTCCTCATTGAACTCAATGTGATACTCGAACTGTCCTTCGTCGCTTAAGAAGCAAAATCTTGTTAGAAATGCCCagttctgaaaaaatattttaaaaaggtgTCCTATGTTACAGAATATTCTAGGTTTACTTCTTGGGTGTTCAGCTCGCCttcgatatattttgtttggaCGTTTAGTGCTGTGAAACttagaaaaaatatgatttgtttcattttgttaGTGCACAGTTAATAATGTGAGTGTTTACTGGGTTTAAAATCGATGTGTTGCCATGACGATTTGGGACAATATAAACACCgcgtaaaaatcattttatttacaactcTTGAATAAGTtatacttatatattattcaatttaatatttttttcattaaatattaattgagtaATGCTTGAacgctttaaaattttagttttttaaaaaaaatgtcactttgtcttttatatcatatacataaaattaaatttaatactaactaACTTCtgtgaagaatttaatatatgtttctATATTGTCTGTGTACAGCTATTGTCCAAGAGGTGGCAGTACGACCGTATGTGAAAAACCTaattcaacaataatttatgcaATAATAACTACGTTAATATGGATAAATGTgtgtgatttaaaattaatcaatttaaatttctataattcagTAGTTCAATGTtcgaatcaatttaaaaatagattttttttaatgatttaaaaatggttaatGTATCTAAAATAATCTACTACTAATAAGTACTTAAATAATTCCCtatctattaaataatcagttaaattaaagaattgtaaatattttgattaaactgATCACTGAACTGATACATGTACAGTCTTGTACATATTTCAAGTTGATTTTCAATGtttggtaataaatttaacgaatGAATTATTCTCGTGTGTTATTTCTACCTGGTTTCCCCAAAAGTAGACCCtacaaaagaatataataCAAGGATAAAAGTGTGGTAGACACGTGGCCAGTCGTTTAGCACCTGGCGTTTCGAAATAACTAATTGGACGACTGATGGCGAAAGGGCCAGTTGCAACTGttgctttattttcaactagaataaaaataatgcgaAATCGTTTCATTATCTATAAATTACGGGCTATAATTAAGCGTTGATTTTATCCAGTTTTCAGACAGGAAAACTATTAGTTCATCGCtgattaattgtgtgtttattttcatttccttTAAACATCATCACTggctttaaataaatctatggAATCAGTTATAAGACACATATTCCCAACTATTGAAATTTGACTTCCAAatgaaaaaagtgaaaaaaagaaaaaacatttgCACACGCGTCGATTATCCACGTATACATGTATAAATCGACGGCATCTGCCTTACACGAGAGAGGCAGGTGCCGTTTTCACCGCGCCGCCAAAGTACCATC carries:
- the LOC109600141 gene encoding transmembrane protein 145-like, yielding MKQIIFFLSFTALNVQTKYIEGELNTQENWAFLTRFCFLSDEGQFEYHIEFNEDQGDPNLLLYYDTVDQWPAVYKSNKSCKEKEEVLHIDQNQIVNLTARHTTLASGCEYKNFYTTSRPKYTLNLPTIPTKKYNRTTTTTTTTTTTATTAATTTVETTIGTTTSVTTPTETVTATEYSSAEPESTTEPIATTMHPTRSKRSLQQTIKNIRIGRTLVCHNARRFKSSRERWWYMAISNCNGTKGIHIKYKILMTNGAPGDYWHEHFSADEFYILPVLMAFSIAYSFLMLGIIMCSLELKQRQLLHTTYKIFVLSVVVQLFGILVQSIVYLKYSVSGITSTRVRRFGQILMGVSETTFLLLLLLLAKGYTITRGRLPLSSSVKLTIFMCLYTVTYLSIFVYEAHVFDPGEVLYLYESPAGYSLITLRIFAWFMFIYSTVFTLKRYPEKGNFYYPFNIFGTLWFVAGPAFILSANTYIDKWVRESVVCAVLLFITFGGHLMFLLLTMPSVANKNFPYHVRTTQIGIMELTGGTGNSTIENFGHHVYEPTYTTTREQTVIIPLTRRTEEIFEGMYPQSSFRRREVPNISSNLALDNGLQNVLSWSKAKNAPPAIELEPEISEQSSSKQEELVTNAVHRRYSNTSSIPEDENPSSGYLSDYVKDVPIELFTVSKMVVTTHHKIESPTELNN